One segment of Fusarium oxysporum f. sp. lycopersici 4287 supercont2.54 genomic scaffold, whole genome shotgun sequence DNA contains the following:
- a CDS encoding CMGC/CDK/CDC2 protein kinase, which yields MDNYQKLEKIGQGACGAIFMARDLANEGRIVALKKIHLEAECEGVPSTSIREISLLKELQHPNILRLLNIVHAEYHNLYLVFEFLDIDLKRYMETLPASDGGRGKVLPEGSLAYLMQLGMDDMVVRKFMYQLCAGVKYCHSYRILHRDLKPANLLIDKEGNLKLADFGLARAFGVPLRPYTHDVVTLWYRAPELLLDGKQYSTGVDMWSVGCIFAEMCVRKPLFPGDSEIDEIFKIFRTLGTPTEDVWPGVTSYRDFKSSFPKCQRNYDQALCDNLNKAGLELLDMTLIYNPARRISAKQACNHPYFEGFLA from the exons ATGGATAATTACCAGAAGTTAGAGAAGATTGGCCAAG GTGCTTGCGGTGCTATTTTCATGGCTCGTGACCTTGCAAATGAGGGACGAATTGTCGCATTGAAAAAAATACATCTTGAAGCCGAGTGCGAGGGCGTACCGAGCACTTCCATCCGGGAGATTTCTCTCCTCAAGGAACTGCAGCACCCTAACATCTTGCGTCTTCTGAACATCGTTCACGCTGAATACCACAATCTTTACCTCGTTTTCGAATTCCTTGATATCGACCTGAAAAGGTACATGGAGACCTTACCGGCCAGTGACGGTGGACGAGGCAAGGTGCTTCCGGAGGGATCATTGGCATACCTCATGCAACTAGGCATGGATGACATGGTGGTTAGAAAATTCATGTACCAACTTTGTGCTGGCGTTAAATACTGTCACTCCTACCGTATCTTGCACCGAGATCTGAAGCCCGCTAATCTCCTCATCGACAAGGAAGGAAATCTCAAGTTAGCCGATTTTGGGCTGGCACGAGCGTTTGGTGTGCCTCTGCGCCCATACACTCATGATGTCGTGACGCTCTGGTACCGAGCACCTGAACTTCTACTGGACGGAAAACAATACTCGACGGGTGTTGATATGTGGTCTGTCGGCTGTATCTTTGCAGAGATGTGCGTTCGAAAGCCGCTGTTTCCTGGTGACTctgagattgatgagatctTTAAAATCTTCCG CACATTGGGCACTCCTACGGAAGACGTTTGGCCTGGAGTTACCTCGTACCGCGATTTCAAGTCCTCGTTTCCTAAGTGCCAACGTAACTACGATCAGGCCCTCTGCGATAACCTCAACAAAGCAGGCCTCGAACTTCTCGATATGACGCTGATCTACAATCCGGCTAGACGCATTTCGGCTAAACAGGCCTGCAACCACCCTTACTTTGAAGGCTTTCTTGCGTAG